GCCCGAAGCCAGAGAGGCGGGCGAGCGTCATTCTGAGGGGAAGACGTGAACGAGTCTCGTGGCGACGCCGATCTTCTACGCAGCCTGCGCGAGGGAGATCAGAGCGCATATGCGATTCTGTGGGAGCGCCACATCGGCGCCGCCCTGCGCTATGCGCACCGGGCCTACCCCGTGCGCGCGGAGGATCTGGCCTCCGAGGCGTTCCTTGCGATCTACCAGCAGGTGACGACCACCGGCAAAGGCCCTGAGTTCGCCTTTCGCTCGTACCTTAAGGCGGTGATCCGCAACACCGCCATCCGGTGGCGGAAAGAGGCCGATCTCGTCGATGACACCGCCGCCGTTGACAGCACGGACTTCCGCGATGCGCTCAACCTCATCGAAAGGGAGGCGAACGCCAGCGACCTGCGAGGGGCATTCGAGGAGCTTCCGGAACGCTGGCAGCGGGTGCTGTGGCTCAGCGAGGTCGCCGAGGTCGGGCGTCCCGAGATCGCCCTCGAGCTCGGCATCAAGCCGAACGCTGTTTCCGCGCTGCAGCGGCGGGCGCGCGCAGGTCTCAAACTGAACTGGCTGACGAGACAGATTCCGCTCGCACTGCGCGAGGACCCGGGGCACGCCGCCCATCTCTTCCCTCGCCATCTGGCTGACCCCCAGGACGCGATTGTGGCGGAGGAGGTTTCTGCTCACGTCGCCGAATGCGTGGTCTGCGGTGAACTGCTGCTCAGCCTGCGCAGCGACGCGCGTCGACTGCAGAACGTCACTCTGTCGGCGGTCGGTTTCGGTGCCCTGGGGGTCACGCTTCCCTCCGTCGGCGCGTTCGCGCCCGGGACCGTGGCCGCGGCGGCGCTCGCCACGGCTGGCGCGGGGATCGGCGTGGCCGGTCTCCTCACCGGTGGCATCGGTGCGCTCTCGATCGGTGGCATCCTGCTCACGACACTTCTGCTCCCCGGGCCTGTTCCCGTGGTTCCTTCTGCGGCGGTGGCGGACTCGACGGCAACAGCGGCGCCCGTCACGCCCGGTCCGACCGTGCCCCCGGGCGTGATTCCCGCGCCTGCGCCCGCGCCGGCGGCCACTCTGCCCGGCGTACCGTCGCCGACGGGGCGCTGGAACGCCGATCCGTCCATCGACTCCGTTGATCTCGTGAACGACCCGGCCGCGGAAGTGCCACTCGCTCCGACTGCGCCGGTGACGGCACCCGGGACGACGCCGGGCCCCGGCGAGGGCACGGCATCGACGCCGAGCCCGGGAGTATCCACTCCGCCGACGTCGTCCGGCTATCTCGCTCCGGTACTGGCGGGGCGGACGACGCCGGGGGCGGAGATCGGCATCGACGTAGACGGCCAGCGCTACGCGCCAGCGGTCGCCGCGGATGGCTCATGGTCTTTCGATCCGCGGGGGCTTCAGCTCCCTGCGGGCGACTACGAGTATCAGGCGTGGGCCTTCGACAGCACCGGTGAGTCGCCCGCGACAACAGGGACGTTCACGATCCTCCCGGTCGTGATCGGGGGTTTCGAGAACATCTCAGGCACAGAGGACATGCAGGTGGCTGAGGCGAGCACCACGGGTCTCGTGATCTCCGCCACGGGACCCGCCAACGGCTCCATCTACATCACCACCATGCAGGGGCACACCGCGATCATCCCCCTCGACGAGACCGGGCACGCGCTGAAGCGTCTGCGGATGCACTCACGTGGCTGGTACTGGTTCACCTTCCGCGCGCTCGACGCAGACGAGTACTGGGGCCCGCCCACGGAGCATCCGCTCGACGTCTACGACCCCGATATCATCTTCGATCCCTGGGGACCCGGGCCCGAGGAGATGACC
The DNA window shown above is from Microbacterium keratanolyticum and carries:
- a CDS encoding sigma-70 family RNA polymerase sigma factor, with the protein product MNESRGDADLLRSLREGDQSAYAILWERHIGAALRYAHRAYPVRAEDLASEAFLAIYQQVTTTGKGPEFAFRSYLKAVIRNTAIRWRKEADLVDDTAAVDSTDFRDALNLIEREANASDLRGAFEELPERWQRVLWLSEVAEVGRPEIALELGIKPNAVSALQRRARAGLKLNWLTRQIPLALREDPGHAAHLFPRHLADPQDAIVAEEVSAHVAECVVCGELLLSLRSDARRLQNVTLSAVGFGALGVTLPSVGAFAPGTVAAAALATAGAGIGVAGLLTGGIGALSIGGILLTTLLLPGPVPVVPSAAVADSTATAAPVTPGPTVPPGVIPAPAPAPAATLPGVPSPTGRWNADPSIDSVDLVNDPAAEVPLAPTAPVTAPGTTPGPGEGTASTPSPGVSTPPTSSGYLAPVLAGRTTPGAEIGIDVDGQRYAPAVAADGSWSFDPRGLQLPAGDYEYQAWAFDSTGESPATTGTFTILPVVIGGFENISGTEDMQVAEASTTGLVISATGPANGSIYITTMQGHTAIIPLDETGHALKRLRMHSRGWYWFTFRALDADEYWGPPTEHPLDVYDPDIIFDPWGPGPEEMTFELTDP